One Bradysia coprophila strain Holo2 chromosome X unlocalized genomic scaffold, BU_Bcop_v1 contig_39, whole genome shotgun sequence genomic window carries:
- the LOC119069836 gene encoding probable enoyl-CoA hydratase, mitochondrial, which yields MANIAKICAGRLPAMGKFPIGLHSIRTFASANFEFIKTETTGANKNVALITLNRPKALNALCKGLMTELSNALDAYERDTSINVVVLTGSEKAFAAGADIKEMQNNTYADCITGNFLNDWTRVARLQKPIIAAVNGYALGGGCELAMMCDIIYAGDKAKFGQPEIAIGTIPGAGGTQRLTRAAGKSKAMEICLTGNMIDAVEAEKIGLVSRVVPAANLVEEAVKLADKISTHSPLIVQLCKEAVNTAYEVSLQEGLKFEKRHFHATFSTKDRKEGMTAFVEKRPPKFTSE from the exons ATGGCAAATATCGCGAAAATTTGTGCCGGTCGGCTTCCAGCAATGGGCAAATTTCCAATTGGATTGCACAGCATCCGTACATTTGCATCAG CCAATTTCGAGTTTATCAAAACGGAAACCACTGGTGCCAATAAGAATGTCGCCTTGATCACACTGAACCGTCCGAAGGCCTTAAATGCTCTGTGCAAAGGTCTCATGACCGAATTGAGCAACGCTCTCGACGCATACGAGCGGGACACGTCGATCAATGTGGTCGTATTGACTGGAAGCGAAAAAGCCTTTGCTGCCGGTGCCGATATCAAGGAAATGCAAAACAACACATATGCCGATTGTATTACTGGTAATTTCTTGAACGATTGGACGCGCGTTGCACGTCTACAAAAACCGATCATTGCTGCTGTGAATGGTTATGCATTGGGAGGTGGATGTGAACTGGCTATGATGTGCGACATCATTTACGCTGGAGATAAAGCGAAATTTGGTCAACCGGAAATCGCTATTGGAACGATTCCCGGAGCTGGTGGTACTCAGCGATTGACTCGTGCGGCTGGTAAATCGAAGGCAATGGAAATTTGCTTGACCGGGAATATGATTGATGCAGTTGAggcggaaaaaattggtttggtTAGTAGAGTGGTGCCAGCCGCCAATTTGGTCGAGGAGGCTGTGAAACTAGCAGACAAAATTAGTACACATTCGCCATTGATTGTTCAATTGTGCAAGGAAGCTGTGAACACGGCATACGAAGTTTCGCTGCAAGAAGGCctgaaattcgaaaaacgCCATTTCCATGCCACATTCTCAACG aaaGACCGAAAGGAGGGTATGACCGCCTTTGTTGAGAAACGGCCACCAAAATTCACCAGCGAATAA